Genomic window (Paenibacillus sp. PK3_47):
GCCGCGGCTCCGCCTGGCATGATGTCGCCAAGACCATCACGGCGCATACAGAGCACGGGCTGGATACGCGGCGGATGATGCTGGTGACCGATGACCGCAGCTCGGAATCGCTGCGCGATGAAGGGCATATGGACTTTGTGGTCCGCCATGCGATCTCCCAGGGCGTGAAGCCGGTTACGGCCTTCCAGATGGCGACGATCAACACCGCCGAGCGCTTCGGGGTTGCCCGTGATATCGGTGCCATTATTCCCGGCTCGTGTGCCGATATCATTTTGCTGGACGGAAATCTGGCAGATGTAAATGTGGTGATGACCATTGCCGCAGGTGTGGTGGTAGCCGAGAACGGGATCATGACCGCAGAGCTTCCGGCTTATAAATATCCCGATGAAGTGCTCGCTTCTGTACACTTGCCGCAGATGCCGGTTGCGGAAGACTTTGTAATCCATGCTCCGGTCCAGTCAGGCAGCCTTTCTACCCGGGTGATTAAGGTGATCGAGAACCATGTGGAGACGGCGGAGCTGATTCTGCAGCTTCCTGTGGCTGACGGCAGGCTGCAGGTCGGGAACGGCCTCTGCAAAATTGCCGTATTGGAACGCCATAAGGGAACGGGCAATAAATCGGTAGGTGTGGTTGAAGGGATCGGCTTTCATGAGCCGGCTGCCATAGCGATGACTGTTGCCCATGACAGCCACAATGTGCTGATCATCGGCAACGACGACGAGCTTATGGCCAAAGCGGCCACTGCAGTAGCCGAGGCGCAAGGCGGAGTCGCCGTAATCACCGCTGACAGCAGGGTGCTGTTCCCGCTTGCGATTGCCGGCCTGATGTCTGCTGAGCCTTTTGAAATAGCTGCCGCCCAGTCTGCTGCCATCAGCAAGGCGCTGTATGATGCAGGCTGCACGCTGAATTACGCATTTATGACGCTGTCCCTGCTCGCGCTCGCGGTGATCCCGACGCTGCGGATTTCCGATAAAGGGCTGGTGCGGATTTCTCCGGAAGAGGGGATTCAGCTTGTTCCGCTGTTTTGCTAGATTAAGGTTGTTTGAATAGACAATTATTCCTATAACAGGGTGTATCTCAACGATTTGGTTGAGTGCATCCTGTTTTTGTTGTGTAAAAGAGATATATTTAACCAATTCATCACATTTTGAATCAAAATCTAATAAAATTTTAATGAAAAACGTTAACAAATGACTCATAATAGTCGATAATAATTTTAAATTAGTTCATTCCACTGGCAAGCCGACAATTAGCTGACAAGTAAACGGAAGACCAAATATGAGGAACGGGGTGTAAGTGATGATCAGATTAGACACGAAGGACATCGTGAATATCACCAAAAAACAAATTGCCGCTATTTTTAAAATGGAGCCGGTCGAGCTGAGATTTGTTAACGATTTTCAGGGTGAGCAGTATCTCCTGACAAATGACAAGCTGCATCTCAGCAACAAGCAGTACTGGGCAAAGGTAATGGATTGTGTCTTTGACAATCATGTCAGACCGGTCCTGATGTGCGAGGTGCTCTACTTCCTGCGCAATGAATTTTTGGAGAGCGACATTAAGCTGTGCTTCTCTTATGATTTTGCAGAAGGAGCTAACGGAGCCGCTACGGCAACCGCTGAAGTCAGCTTCAATGATTCCCCGGACCTTGCGCCTGAAGAAATTGAAGAGCTGATTGATTTTGCATTGGCCCTGCAGGACAAGCAATGGTTCGAGGAACTGACCTCCAAATACAAACAATTGACCGCGTAAATTTCAGATACAGTAACAGCAACCGTAGGAATGTAATAAGCCGCTCTGTCCGCAGAATAATCTGTGTGCAGGCGGCTTTTTTGGTTTAGTTAACCCAGCCTGCCGCATGTTTGCACACGGTCTGTGCGA
Coding sequences:
- a CDS encoding IDEAL domain-containing protein, with the translated sequence MIRLDTKDIVNITKKQIAAIFKMEPVELRFVNDFQGEQYLLTNDKLHLSNKQYWAKVMDCVFDNHVRPVLMCEVLYFLRNEFLESDIKLCFSYDFAEGANGAATATAEVSFNDSPDLAPEEIEELIDFALALQDKQWFEELTSKYKQLTA
- a CDS encoding adenine deaminase C-terminal domain-containing protein — encoded protein: MEVMTFKRKPLADCVPELVATARGDRPASLVITGGKLVNVISGEILEGMSVAVQGGRIAYVGKDVSHTIGESTQIVDAAGRYIAPGLLDGHCHIESTQLTVTEFARAVLPLGTTGGFFDAHEIANVFGLKGIRLMLDEMRGTPLAAYMQVASCVPSAGPEFETTGASIGPEEVAEAYTWGEDVIALGEVMNFPGVVYGDDKMLGEIQATLRAGRHVDGHFTWPASDWRLPVYAAAGVTGDHECVTAEDVIERVRLGMYAKMRRGSAWHDVAKTITAHTEHGLDTRRMMLVTDDRSSESLRDEGHMDFVVRHAISQGVKPVTAFQMATINTAERFGVARDIGAIIPGSCADIILLDGNLADVNVVMTIAAGVVVAENGIMTAELPAYKYPDEVLASVHLPQMPVAEDFVIHAPVQSGSLSTRVIKVIENHVETAELILQLPVADGRLQVGNGLCKIAVLERHKGTGNKSVGVVEGIGFHEPAAIAMTVAHDSHNVLIIGNDDELMAKAATAVAEAQGGVAVITADSRVLFPLAIAGLMSAEPFEIAAAQSAAISKALYDAGCTLNYAFMTLSLLALAVIPTLRISDKGLVRISPEEGIQLVPLFC